gccatctagtggtaAGACCTTACCATaacaatgtattttttctttttaacttacATGTAAGTGACATTAGACAGTAGCAATAATGTAATTCTGTGAATAATTTAGAATGAAGTTTTGTGTCTCTCACTGCAGGAAGAAACACAACCCTGTATTCGTTTCTTTCTGGCCTTCCCTGGTTAAACTTTTACCGCCCCCTGTGTTTTGAAAGTGAGGCCACTTCCATAGCAACCTGCAGTGTGTCTGTAATTACACTGAGAGCTTTCTGGCTTACTTGACTTCATGGGCAGCCAGTTTAAACGTACTGTGCaggaatttgtatttttaaagtgAACAATGTGTGGAATCATTTCAGCAGGTAAGAGTTGTACTGTCAAACTTACATTTACTTGTTTAGGATTTTGGAGCTAATGTTGGTTTTGTaacttgtgctttttttttttcatgttaagaGTTTCCCCATCTTACAGCCGGCAATTTTGTAAGTACAAGTTTGAAttgacattttatgactttttcGATATGGCAGCATTTTGGATTTAGCAGAATTTCAGAAGTTTTCCCCTCTCAGTGGATGCTCCTTCATGTAATAATGTTTGTCAACATGCAGGAGAAGTCTCTGGCCTCTGATGATGTTTTGGCTCACTTCTTCAATGATTTCTTAAGTCTGCCGGTAAAGTAATCCTACTGTATAGATGcgctctttttttaaaaaacaaaaaaacaaaataaaactcttaaACCCTTCTTTGACGCTCACATCTTTTTCCAGTCTTTCCCAGAGTGTTTGCTGTACAACCAGGAGACTGGGCTATTTGAGGTGGTGAGTGGggcagctgagtgtgtgtccaGAAGAATCAGATCAGTCCTACATCACAGCAAATCTCAAATGCTTACTGGTGACCCTGCAGTGCTGGCCAGAAGCCCCCGAGTAGACAATCGTTACTCTGTCTATGTAAGTAATAAATAGTTCCCTTTATGTTGGACATATTTGGTTCTCAAGATGAGCAAAAGTGTGCACTGTGGTTTCAGTGGGCTGACTTGAGGAATCTGTCTCCCTGACATTTGCAGTGTCTGGACAGGCAGGAAGGAATTCAGTGGATCATGAAAGAGAGGTTGCCCCTTTTCCTTCAGAGTGATTTCTACAGTGAATACAGGTGCTACGAGTGCTGGCTGTTCTTTGATCTTTatgtacaaaacaaatgtaGTTTACCTCCTATATTCTGCATTGTTGTTTAAATCACAGTATTACAGTAAAATCAGTTTCTTCAGTCACCTGTGACTTTAACACATATTATGATCTTCATCTTCAAAGAGTGCTTTAGTGAGCGACTGAGTGTTAATCTTTAGCAGGAAAATGCAGCAcactgtggttattgtgtagCTTCTAGGAACAGTTGTGATTATGTTCAGGGCTGTTGCCCCACTGCCTTCTGTTTCAGTCTGCCTAATTTCTTACACAACTTGTGAGAAGCCCACAGGCCACatgactggcctgcacagattAGATGACTGACTCCCATTTATTTGCAACctacacacagaagcagtgagagagaaatgacaagagctgttgattttgtaaatttaatttctcaTCAAATGAGAACCATCTGCTTCCGTATTCTGTGACTggattctgtttttttccctgtcatTCTCAGACTAGCCAAGCTGTTTCAGCAGGAACTAAACCACTGCATCCAAAGGAGGAGAGGCAGCATGAGTCGAACCCCCCTGTCAGCCCCACAACTGCATTATTCCACCCAATCAGACAAGGGAAGTAACAACTCATTGAGGGTCTTGACATGCTTGCGTTCTCTAGAGAACATATCAGCAAAACAAGGTATATATACTGGTGTGTGTATCATTTACACATCTCTATGTGCCTGTTGAAGCCAATTTATGAAGACAAAGGTTCTTATATTCTTTCATTACTGTTAGGATCTGTGAGGATTCATGCTACATGTCTACCCTCTGGTCACAAGGAACGTATGAGCACTAAATACTGTGAATCACCCAGATGTTCCTCCAGCTTTTCCGAGGCAGAGAACCCATCTATTTCCTCTGTGTGCTCCTCATGTCTCTCCTCCAAGAACCTTAGATGTGAGAAAACCCAGCAACTCCAGAGCTCGCCAATAACGCCATCAACTGGCAACTCGGAGGATGAACATCCGAAGCAGCCCAGCAGTCAGAATTATGAGTCCTCTGAACTACAGCTGGAGTGCCTTGCTGCTGAAGTGGTGAAACAAGTGCTTAACAATGCACTGAACCTTATGGATGGTCAGAGCCAGGCAAAGACCCCTGGCTGTTTCAACAGTTCAGGAGACCAGACAAATAGTACCAGCGTGGAGAAATCCTGTGAATGTAAAGTTTGTTGGCATTCCGTTGACGGGCGTCAAGAAAGATTGGAGGGGAACAACGGAAAAGTTCAAGAAGGCAAGCGAGGGAGTGGTGtagaagaaaacacagaatggTTCAAGAAGAATTGGGAGGTGGGGCGCAGGGccacagagcagaaaaatgtCCTTGATCATTGTTGCCATGGTatttgttgccatggcaacggGCCAGGCTTAGATGAGTTCAAGGAGTTTTTGCGAGGAACGCCAGGAGAGAAGCTGCTTAATCTCTGGATGGATATAGAGAGACTGAAAGCTACACAGAACAGAGAGCGAAAGAACAGGTATGACGAAACACACCTTCTGTTCTGCTGAACTTAACTTCTTCACACTGTTTACACAAAGGCTAAAAACATCTGTCATGGTTTGATATTGAACTCATAACACCACATTGACAACTGCAGCtatgaaacaaacaactttcttttttttttcaatgtattGATACACCTGACTGAACTACCAAATGTAATGTAATCGAGTATGTTGATCAGGCAATTAGTCTTAATGAGGAGCTGGTACCTGCTGAGCAGCAGCCAGAGCAGTCTAAATGCAGAGCTGCTCTCCAGACTGGGACTCACTAcctccccctgctggacagAGGAGAAACTGCACTCAGTCCAGCCTTTTCTCACCGAGTCCCTTCTCTGCTACTGGTGAGATTCACAGTCTACGGTATTCAGATTTCCTAATGTTGATATAAACTATATTTATatgtgctgtttcttttttcatttttaatttctacCAGGAAATTATTGCAGTCTATCACTTAGCAATAAACATCTCTGCGTAGCTCTGTGTATGAATTTCACTCAAAGGagacatgaataaataaagaaaaaccaaagaaacaacaataacaacaaacctaatttaactgaaaaatctcaacacaattaaaaaaaaataaaagacacaatgCAGAGCAATTTTATGTTTTAGCTGTCCACAGTGACCATATATCCttaaaaatgtccatttttaGCTGTAGTTTAGCTGTGACCTTTTCCATAATGAACGCttcattttcctcctgttgTTTTAGGTTCGGCCATTGAAAACTATAACAGTCCTATGGCTGAAACGCCATAGGACTGTTATAGTTTTCTTGGCAAATGAAACTAGggctttaaataaatacattttctttttcaccattTGATTTCCAACAGGGATCCCTAACATGAATACATTTGGATCAAGGTTTAATTTTGTATCAAAGATTAGTTCTATTTTTACCATGCAGTACTCCTGCAGACTTGGACAAGTCCATAATATATGTTGGCTCCAACCCCTCAACATAATCTCAGTATGTGTGCAGTttcttttaatacattttcatgtctcCATAACATATTATGAGCTACTCTTGTTATAGCTTGCATATactctgttgtgtttacatCTTTTGTCATGTACTATGTGTTCTATCCTGCATCAGCAGGTGCTATATCCAGGTTCCTGTTCAGAAATGTAGCCTTCATAGTTAAGTCTTTGTATAAACGTCCTTGGTAACTCGCGCTCCCTTTGCCCCACAGGGCTCCTCGATTCTGGACGTCCCGGTGTGTTCAGGAAAACTGTGATGGCTCCTCTTATGTATCGCTGTGGACAGATTGCTGCGTTCGCCCCCTGTCAGGCACACAGTCGCACCATGGCTCTATAACCCCGCCTCCCCTCCACCCTGACGCCTGTCAGTCACCCCATGCTGTCCATCCACAGGTAGGAGCATTCGAATATGACACCACTTGGTGCATTCAAATCCTGAGGTTGCGAGGAGAGCTCCCAAATCGAGCAGTTAATTGTCCTTTCCACTGTGACGTTTTCATTGCTGTAGTTTCACGTAGAGGTGAAATGATTAGTGGATCAATCATTTGGTAATCAACGAAAAATCAGGATACAAAAATGCCAATGTTTGTTTCCAGCTTCTCCATTGAGGATTTGcttttttatatcattttcactgttacattttttaataaattgttCTGTTCATTGTGTTAAATGCTTTCTcttctgtttatgtattttctcAGTTATATTGCAGCAGAAGTCAGTTACTGGGCAGCAGAAGAATGGAAAAGATGCTCCAGGCTCTCAGTGTTGAGTCACATGCTGGCTTCTACTTAACAAACTTCTGTGAACAATCTGGAAACCAGGTACAATAGCAGTGACTGGATTGTTTGCACTTTTATTCCATATAGTCCATCGCATTTAATCATGATCTCATATTTAACTGTAACTGTTATAATGTAGAGCATCTTAGGTGTATACTgtatagtgttttttttttccaatttgaTGTGATATACACAGTCTGTGGCAattactgatgttttttttggtttcagctGTGGGAGAATGCAGTTAACTTTTGGAGTGACCTGCAGCACTACCATGAGCTGTTCTGTCAGGACGGCCTGGACCCCTACAGAGTACAGAGAGAAGCTCAGGTcagcacatatgcacacaagcTCAAGGCCAAAGTTGTTCTGCTCCTGCTTTCATCTCACACTGATCAGCTAAaactaataatttaaaaaaaaaatccctccaaCCCTGCTATTTTGAAATAATATCAGGAAAATCCAAATAAAGGAGAAGGGAGCAACAATCGATAAATGCAGTGCGTGTCATTTTGTCGATTTTAATTTGAGTCTGAGCGCATTTGATAAGATGTGTCTGCTTGGCATCTGAGCAGgattttttctgtcacaaaaagTCCTGTTATGACAacttcattttacttttacCAAAAATAGCAGCATGCTATTCCAAACAATAAATTGTTTCTGATTTCACGATCTTTGTCTAAGGCTTCTTAAGTCAAGTTTTGCTGCCAAGGACAACTGTGCAACATCAAACTAAATTcaagtaataaaaaaatggtACATTTGCATAACTCATGTTTTCCGTGGAACAAGAAGTTACAGCTAATTCAAAACTTAAAGAATGTTTCATACAGAGCAATGCAATATCCAGAGAGATAAAGGGGCCTCTTTTAGAAAGGAATCCAGGAAACAGTATGACTCATGATAAATTTGCAGAGAACAAATGTATTAATGCATGAAAGGCAAccactaataaaataaaaaatgatcaaaaggcaatgaaacagagactgaattttcaattttcagtcTTCTGTTGCCCTCCGCtttacacacgcacacacctgctGTTGTTTGCGTTGTTTGCGTGCTctcttggcctgccactcccgttctcccctctgcctccctctgccCTCTTTACCCCTCACTAAGTGGAGAGATTTAAACGCCCATAAAAACAAGTGAGTCAGACCCCCTCAGCTCTGAGCCAGTGCAGTCACCCAGAACCACCCCGTCTGACTACAGCTGGACCAGGGAGGAAAGCTGATCGCTCCGGTCCAGAATACTTCACAGTGAAATCCATTTTCCTTCAGTTAACCTTTAGTTCACCAAAGGAATGACATTTAGTTGATCTTTCCATAGTGCCTTGGCCAAGAGGGTTAAATGATTGACTTTTATGTGGTGTGATGGCAGCGGTGATGAGAGATAGTGAATATTGTATAAAAGAGCCCTGAACAATGGTGATGATGGAGGTGATGGCGGTTTTGAGGAGAAATGTTTCtgaaagtgatgacatttttataTTCTCATCTCTTCTCAGCTCCTTTACTCTACCTACATCTTCGGCTCTGCCAGGAGCAGCATTGGTGTCGATGAGGAGATCAGAGGGGACGTCTACGACCGAATGATGCCTGCTTTTGAGGAGCTGTTTGACAAGGTTGAGGAACACACCCTGAACCTCCTGCTGGAGCCATGGACGTTGCTGGTCAGCAGGGACAAAGAGTCCTTTCAGAAGGTAACCACAGTTTAAGTAACTTGCATTTTATCTGGAGAAAGTGGAGCTCTTTTAGTGAAACCACAGTTCAGTTGGCACAGACTGATTAGAAAATTTGCACTTCAAGTGAATAGACTTCCTAGTTTTGACAAGAATTTGCCCAACTGGAGTGATGtgcaacacacacccacacaccataTTGGAACCCATTTAAAAAAGGATTTctcacacaaaatgcacaatgACATGTCGAATATTTATGTTGGTGCATGTATAAATATTGTAAAGATCAAATTAATTAGAGTTAATAGCTTGAGTCTGAGGTTAAGTGCAGTTCTGTGCATGTTTGGCTTTAGGGATGCAACCAAGGATTTTGTCTCAttcagttatttgttttataaaaaaaaaaaagcacacatcACAAAGTCCTAGAGCACAAGGTGAAGtcattaagaagaaaaacaactgaaaccCACACATATTCAATTTAATGTAATGTGagaccaagaaaacaaaacaaaaaaaatctcaggtCTGAGAACCTCTGACCACATAATGTCTGGCTTCACTGCTTCAGAAATGACTTAAATGATTCATCACTtgatttgaaaagtgaaaaaaaaaaaggattactCAACTAATCGTTGCCGCCATAAGACTTTATGTGTGTatccaggtgtgtgtgcaggaggtgGTGCGCTGCGTCGACAGTCAGGAGTACAGGGAGCTCCAGAGTCTGTACGAGGAATCAGAGCGGCTGAAACAGGTCAGCCAGCATCCACGAGTTAGTTCACTGATTTATAAAATGTTGGTGCTCATTTATTAGccaataaacacacacctgtgagcaTAAAAGAGctaatgtaaacaaacaatgaTGTGAAAATGACCTCTTTTCGGTATTTATGTATTGCTTGGTAACAGCGATGTTATCTGCTGTTCCAAGATTATATTACTTGGCATAAACGTGCCATTTGCACTGGTGTTGCACTGCTGTTATACAGGAGACATGATCCATTTCACTCTGTGCTTTACAGTGACTTTAGTACATCTGACAGGCCTAATGTGATGTGGAAAAATCACCACTAAGAGTTTAATACCACaccttatttttttctttcctgctccACCTCTCCATTTCCATCACTTATTCTCTCCCTCTGGCTGCTGTATCTCCTCTACAGGGGGAGCAGTGTGGGTCCATGCCATTCCCCTCTTCTGTTGCACCTTCCTCCCTCTCGAGGGGCCCACGTGTACCCGACTCTTGGTCCAAAATCTCTCCAAATTACCAGGGATATCGTCTAGGTTCCTTACTTCGTCACCGCCATGAGATCAGGCACTTTATGTCCTTCCTACAGAATCAAGATGCCAGGTGAGATATATAACCACACACTTTTTATATAAGATATATccttaaatgtctttaaatatATATGCGCTCCActtttatatataaaagtatagacagaagtatagacagaagtattgggacacctgaccattacaccaacagggactgtaattacatcacattctaaatactcAGACAGCtatgcagctataacagcttccactcttctctgaaggctttccacaagattttgtttctgtggaaatttttgcccattcatgcagtacagctcttgtgaggtcaggcactgatgttggaccaaaaggcctggctcacaatctccgttccagtttatcccaaaggtgtttgatggggttgaggtcaggactctgtgtgggccagtcaagttcttccacaccaaactcatccagccatgtctttgcTCtttgcactgggacacagtcatgctggaatagaaaaggaacttccccaaactgttgccacaaagttggaagcatagcattgtccaaaatgtcgtgatatgctgaaacattaagattctccttcactgaaagtaaggggcccaacctctgaaaaaacatccccataaagaagtgtgtctggatacttttttctatatagtgtacatgcaatagatttttcacatttcctgcAAATGTGCATCATATTCATATTAAACCGAACAGGCTGTTGCTTACAGGGTGAATACAATGCACTGaagttaatgtgaaaataacatgATTGTTCTGATTCTGTTTCTGCTCAGTATCCATCTGACTTGCTGGTTGGATCTGGAGCAGTACAGGAGGACTCCTCAGAAGGACAAAGTTGTCAGACGGGAGAGGTCATCTCATATTGCAACCAAATACCTCAACAGGAAGTACTTCTTTGGCTCTGACAGCCCTGCCTCAATAGAACAACAGAATGATGTATGtgacattgtttaaaaaagctTTCAGTATTATTAGCAAATGTTCCCATTTTGATGTAGTCACAGCTCCACTGAAATTGAATTACTGTCAGATTTCTGGGAAAGCATTAGATAGACAGGGGCAGAAACATGGTGCCCATGACATGACAAAGCCTTGACGGGGATCTTAGCTCCATCTGCGGCTCAACATTCAGATGCGATAAACAGGGGCTGCCGCGGCTCTCACTTAACTTCCCATCTTCCCTCTTTGGTATCCTGCAGACTTCACGctgacagctctgacagcagGGTGTCGGTGGGAAACTGGGGATGTGAAGACATGGTTTGGCttcagaaagacaaagaagatcAGCTCCAGTAACAATGACAGTAGAAATCTCTCCTGACATTTATAGTCTGAGATTAGGTTTCTGGATGCTAGGATTACTGCAGGAGAGCATGCTGTGCAGAGTTAGGATGACTAGATCAgccttattttctgttttaggaCTGGGGATGGCCTCTGTGTTCGAGGTTCCCACACTTCTTTGAAAATTtgtgaacatttattttagaaaaaacaaaacaaaacaaattgttgTAATTTCTAAAGTTTGAGCCAGAAGAAGTTGAAGTTGTGTTAATAAGTTGATAATGCA
This sequence is a window from Scatophagus argus isolate fScaArg1 chromosome 9, fScaArg1.pri, whole genome shotgun sequence. Protein-coding genes within it:
- the LOC124065359 gene encoding regulator of G-protein signaling 22 — protein: MCGIISAEFPHLTAGNFEKSLASDDVLAHFFNDFLSLPSFPECLLYNQETGLFEVVSGAAECVSRRIRSVLHHSKSQMLTGDPAVLARSPRVDNRYSVYCLDRQEGIQWIMKERLPLFLQSDFYSEYRLAKLFQQELNHCIQRRRGSMSRTPLSAPQLHYSTQSDKGSNNSLRVLTCLRSLENISAKQGSVRIHATCLPSGHKERMSTKYCESPRCSSSFSEAENPSISSVCSSCLSSKNLRCEKTQQLQSSPITPSTGNSEDEHPKQPSSQNYESSELQLECLAAEVVKQVLNNALNLMDGQSQAKTPGCFNSSGDQTNSTSVEKSCECKVCWHSVDGRQERLEGNNGKVQEGKRGSGVEENTEWFKKNWEVGRRATEQKNVLDHCCHGICCHGNGPGLDEFKEFLRGTPGEKLLNLWMDIERLKATQNRERKNRQLVLMRSWYLLSSSQSSLNAELLSRLGLTTSPCWTEEKLHSVQPFLTESLLCYWAPRFWTSRCVQENCDGSSYVSLWTDCCVRPLSGTQSHHGSITPPPLHPDACQSPHAVHPQLYCSRSQLLGSRRMEKMLQALSVESHAGFYLTNFCEQSGNQLWENAVNFWSDLQHYHELFCQDGLDPYRVQREAQLLYSTYIFGSARSSIGVDEEIRGDVYDRMMPAFEELFDKVEEHTLNLLLEPWTLLVSRDKESFQKVCVQEVVRCVDSQEYRELQSLYEESERLKQGEQCGSMPFPSSVAPSSLSRGPRVPDSWSKISPNYQGYRLGSLLRHRHEIRHFMSFLQNQDASIHLTCWLDLEQYRRTPQKDKVVRRERSSHIATKYLNRKYFFGSDSPASIEQQNDILRLAGGLERLRLECLSNPVVTEIQDIVKSHIEKKWLPLFLSTAEFTERQKRQPKPQAADRLSQHVYHRRRTRREAWKSEGLWMSSSKEILLFRRILLNPVTCMQFQHFVSLKGNFLENDVLFWLEVQRYKDLCHSHSDEATIQQKISTIINCFINSSMPPALQIDIPPEQAQHILEKRHELGPYVFREAQMSVFSELLKFWPEFQELSSSTQEEQLLPLLQEERVKHRARVRRQRRREEEEDERRRAQAELERPDSTFGEEENTDDEDEEEQEERSEKRQLRTQSSVLLTPTQPLSWSYSKYMAALKREEVLLRRQSRLEASFSTASDSTSDCSVKSAGSKLSCLQSSRRSSRTESKKCNRYNRGERACNMK